CGCTCCATTGCCACCTCCTTTCGTGACAATGGTACCATAAACTTGGCAAAAAAGAAAACCTTAAGTTAGCGCTTATGGGAGGGGCGGGAGCACGGTCGCATCGGCCCCTGCTTTGTTCCACTCTGATCCAATGGATTGTGTTCGGCTTCACTTTGTTTTTGGAAAAAGTTTTGACAATGGGATTGGAAACAGCATACTCTGCTCTAATTCAAAAAGGACGGTTCATTCAAACGCTTACATTCAGACCTTGGCTCGTTTGGTCATAAAATCGTGTACGTTAGTGAAGGGGTCATGCACCGTCGTACGAACTATGTTTGGTTGTAGGATGGAATGTCATTCAATCGACGTTCTTTGATTTACCGTGGTGCAGTCATGTTCCTGACCCTTGTATGCAAAGTCATTAATAAGAAGGCGTCAAAGTGAGCGAGTTCATTCCTATTCAACCGAGCCTGATAAACGTGTTCAAGGATTTCCCGGTATACATCTTGAATCCTGATACAGCTGAACTGGTTCGGTTCGTGGCGAGAAAAGGAGAATATCAACATACCGCCATTCAGGCCATTGTAAGCCAAGGCATAGACGTATTTATTCGAGTCGAAGACCACAGGAAAAACAGCAAGCTGATCGAGGACGAATTGGTGAGGACCATCCAGGGTCCGATAAACGCGCAAACAGCCGCCGTCGTCAAGGATCTCACGATTCTTATAGTGAGCGAATTCCTGACCGCGGAATCGGTCAGAGAAGGATCATACGAACAAACCAAGGAGCATATCGACAGAATGCGGAGACTGACCGAGTATTATGTCGGCATTCTCGATCTGGACAACTCTCAAGATGTGCTGAAGATGATTCACAAGACCGTGTTGAAGGATTACACCACTTCGACCCATTCCGTGAATCTCATGATACTGGCTTTGCGGTATGTGGAGAGATTCCTTCGGCCTTCGAATCGGGGTTCTTTTCCCTCCGAGTTGATCGGAAACAAGTCGCAGTTGAAGGAGCAGGCAACGGAATTTGCCCGAAGCTGGGCCCTCGGAGCCCTTTTGCACGACATCGGTAAGATACACGTTCCGGAAGAGATTCTCAAAGCCACCAGAAGGCTCAGCGACGATGAATTCAGGCTCATGAGAATGCATGTCGATATGGGTTACGATACGCTGATCAAAATGGCGCCAAGGCTCAGACACGACGAAATCGTGAAGGGAGGAATTCTACACCATCACGAAAGGCTGGACGGGAGCGGGTACCCGCTCGGACTGAAAAAGTTGACCGTCTCTGGAAAAGTGATTGGAATTCTGGATTGCTATGAAGCGCTGACCACCGATAAGAGACCCTATAGAGAGGCGGTGTCTCCTGTCGAGGCGCTGAAGATCGTCAGGAACGATACCGATGCA
The sequence above is drawn from the Deltaproteobacteria bacterium genome and encodes:
- a CDS encoding HD domain-containing protein produces the protein MSEFIPIQPSLINVFKDFPVYILNPDTAELVRFVARKGEYQHTAIQAIVSQGIDVFIRVEDHRKNSKLIEDELVRTIQGPINAQTAAVVKDLTILIVSEFLTAESVREGSYEQTKEHIDRMRRLTEYYVGILDLDNSQDVLKMIHKTVLKDYTTSTHSVNLMILALRYVERFLRPSNRGSFPSELIGNKSQLKEQATEFARSWALGALLHDIGKIHVPEEILKATRRLSDDEFRLMRMHVDMGYDTLIKMAPRLRHDEIVKGGILHHHERLDGSGYPLGLKKLTVSGKVIGILDCYEALTTDKRPYREAVSPVEALKIVRNDTDAGKFDAGIFANVVRLVATD